TCCCTAAGAGAAATCCGTTTACCTTAACATAGTAACAATGCAGTTATTTGTATACAGTTAAACATACAATTTCCTAAGTCATATCGTTACTCGATCACATTTTAAACCCAACTAGTAAATAATTGTCCCCTAGACTATTACCTGCTAACTTAAATATTTCTGCGTCTATGTGAAAATttaaggaaaacaaaaatcagcCGCAGTCACCTCTGGCAGGTTTGTTATTCTATTTTTGAAGTTTGATTCTGTTTAACTTTATGTCACAAGTAAATCGAATGTAGTGCAAGTAGCCAGAGCTATTTCCCtcaaatacaataaaatattctaaGACTACGAGACCAACAAACTCCGATTAAAGCCTGTCAGATTTGAAACAGCATTGCACTAGAGGGAAACTGCTGCAAAAGATGTTTAAGTTTGTCTCTAAACAAAGGTGACAATATAATTAACAACAATGTTATCGTTGTTCTTATATTGTGACATTTGGTTCATAGTAATACTTGATCCGTACGAGGTCGACAAGGATACAGCCTGCGTTTTAGAATTGTTGAATTACGGATTTGgcttttcgaaactttgcagTTGCTCTTTTTGCGATTCCTGGAATTGTTCTCTGGCCTCGCGGTTCGACTTTAACAGCTCCACTAGCTCTGCGTGGATGTCgtcattttttctctcaaggGAATCCAGCGCCGAATTCAATTGGTCCAGCTGGGCATTGATCGCCTCAAATTCTGTAATCAGTTCGTTCAATTACCACGTTTTCCTGAACCAAGCAATTCCCTAATTCCTCGGTTTGAGGGTTATAAGGCATTTACGCCAGATTTTTCTATTCCTACGGCGCGATAACGCTTCGCGAATTTAACTGTCCCCGCAATTTACCTTCTTCGTTTATGTTGTCGTCTCCGCTTCCCGCGTCAGCCTCGTTCTCCTCATTCTCCTTGTTCTCTTGCGGCTCCACAGCGTCTTCCCCCATGATTATATCTGCCATCACCAGTTTCGCCAAATCAGCTGACGATGAGCCGCGCCTCCCTTTGACACGTGACATGTCACGTGGTACACGGGCGACGCGCTCTATTCGAAACAGACCGAAACGTCAACGGCGCGGCGGCGTTGACTGACAACGAGGAGCAGAGATCTACCCGATCTACCTACATAGATCAGTGCTGAAGAGGAACGGCTAAACCGGTCGATCGCGACAAGGCAAAGAAAAACACGGAGTCTGGAGAGTAAACTGTAGGCCTCGGATCTGATGAAGTTGGCCATCCCTTTATAGAGAACGGTGAAATCCCAACGGATGCATGCTGATGGTTCGTAGCTTCATAAATTGAagcttttataaaattatttgacaagTTGTTGCTTTTCTCCTGTTGGTTACTTTTATTAACTCGTATCTCGAATTTCCCACGCGCCAATTCACCTACCCTTTATCATGTTATAGACACATATTATGTGTCTGTTGTTGAAAATCATCCCGTCGTATATTCGTTGGCTGACAATGAAGTATAGTCTTGAACGAACgatatatttgaagaaaaaaactagcGCCGCATGACGCCTGCAAATCAGAGACAATTTGGTTCAATAGAAaagaatatttaattatttcggCAAATACGCATGCAcatgaataataatcactGTTTATAAACGATTTATCtacaaaaatttacaaattgaCTCATTTGGAATTGAAGCACTTAAAATTATGGAAatcgtatacctatatctcACATTGGACATAACAATTGTATCAAGATCAATTAGTACAAGCTCGTTACATAATTACTCAATTGCGTTTGCAACTTGGTGACTTCAAAGTCTACTGCAAAGGATCTGATTACTGCTCATATGCAGACTAATCATAAATAGTTCGTGTGGAGTGCCGATTGACCAAACAGATTTATAATCGAAATCTCAGCGGTCGTTGCACTGCTATAGCAGTTATGCAGCTACCCAGAGTACTGGACCAGAATAACAAGGTAGGTTACCAACGCTGCTAACATCTGCAATTAAGCAggatcaatgaaaaataaaagcagataatcaaaataattattgtaaaatattacaCTCACCGAATGTAAGAGCGTAAAGTCCAACCGAAAGAAACCATACGctgtgaaattcaattcttcGTGTAGTATCCGGAGAGAGAATTCGGTGAGCTGAAAAGGAAACGTCGGATtaactttttgaataaatatctGCATACCactgatgaataaaaaataataaaacagcATTCATAAATCTGTAATTGCGGAAAGAAATAGTCCGCGTTACCTCTGCCTTGATTACCGGTATCGCTGTTGCGTCCATCAGCTTGTGAATTACCAGACCAGTTCGCTTTGCCTGCGGTATCGCATGAATTTTGTCACAACGAGAGTTGATTTGCAACCGCTGTTGTTAGtattattgaaagaaaatcaattaCCTCGTTTACAGTTTTTGGAACGTTGTACACAAGAAGAATGACGGGATAAGCAATGacaaatgttaaaaatatctCTTTAGCAACACGAGCCACCATAAACGGTAAATCTGAGCTAAGAAAGATAATTATTATCCAATAAACCCAGTAAACGAGCGTGACGAAGGAATGACAGACGCACATTAAGatcggaaatgaaaaaaaattcgcaacgTCGTtagtaatttcaaaaatcgatgTACGAATGCTGAGAAGTGATCGAAGAGCTGACAACTGATTGTGATTTGACAAATCCGATATCTCTGATTCGCTGCTGAGAAAAGGTATGGCGGATGAAAGGTAGTGAAAATCCTTGCAATTTAATAGCATATTGTTAACTCGGTAAAATTCCGCCTCTAGGAGTCCGACAATCAAGAAATATTCGGTAATAAAGCATGAAATAAACATACATGGTAGGATTGTGACTACGAAATACACTAGGTCGTATTTATATTCTACCACACTGAAAGCAATGCACAAAGAAACGTTCATCACCCCGTGTACAACAGATAGCGTCAATCTACCTGTAATATTTGGCCCTTTCTTCAGAGAAAGTCTAAAGTCGGTATCGATAAGTCTATTCATAATAATTACAGCATTGTTCTGCTTAAAAGTCCAGGAAACAATAACAACCCAAACTGTTGAAATCGCGACGATGCTCCACGCGATGTCACAGGATAATCtcagctgaaatttttcttcataatcCGCAACCAAATACTTTGGAACTAACAGCACATATGCAATTGGAATCAAAATTGCCAGTAGGAGATTATAAACCAGTCCGATTTTGGAGAAACTGAAGGCCCAGATGCACACAGGCTTGCCAAAGTTTGCAAACAAGTTTTTAGCTTGAACGGAAAATGGGGCGAGACTGAAAACCTTGAAACCATGAAGGATGATTTTCGTTAACTGGAGAAATTTTTCCGGACGCTTGGCGGTCATTTTCGCAGTTGGCATCATCACCGCTGTAAATGTTGCGCAAATAAGGAAAAGATCAGTAATCGCAGCGATACGTCGATTTCACGcgaatatttaattaatttatctaCGGCAATAATCAATCCTCACGAAACTTTTGTAACGCTCCCTTTGAGGTACCTTATTGGACCGAACGTTCTTATTATACCGATGAGTTGTGTATGCttcgaatagaaaaattttcccacaAATACTGCCGTCTATTACACGACGAATAATAGACGAACGTCGAGGCAACCCAGATAACGTAAAATACCCTTCTTCGTGTACCCACGGCATTGATGGCGGCACAGCTGCGTTCAAAACTAATGTATATGAATGTGTCCTATGTTCCGATTTTATTTAGGGATATTAATAATTCACAAACTAACTTTCACTTTAATTTCAGGTACCGTCACATTCTTATCTTCGCGAATATCATTTATACGACGGAGTATACCACAAATATTTTAAGGCCTTCTCCAAAATGAACTTTGCATCGCAGTCAAAGATATatcggaattttgaaaataatcaaaatactTATAAGTGATGACTGTTTGATGTTATATATAATAGGAAATGTTACAATCAATCATCTGTTTAAATTTTACGTCAATCAGTTGaagagattttgaaatttaatacctgctattttgaaaaacatagATTCGAGAAAAGCGGTAGAATTAACACTTTTCGTTTTTGTATTCTGTATAAGTTTTTGGGTCCGCCCAATAACACCGGTGGTTTCTTACGTTTTTGCGCAGGGAAAATACGAATATGCAAGTTGTTTTATTGtacttttttcctttattACTTCATAAGCAAATTATTTGTTCAGTTGGTCGCAAGTCAAACTCGACGTTTTTTGCTATACGAATGTGGGAAAATCCGAAAATTGATCATTTGAAAATCCATTCTTCATGGTATTCCCTCAAGAGCACTGCAACTCAGGCCTGAAACAATGAAATTACCCCCGTATAATATGTTTCTCTGAACGCTTGACGGGCATTTTTACAATTGACGATGCCGTCTGAATGTTTGAAATAAGTAATGATCGGTATGATCAAGGGGATCTCCAACCTTCATTCCTCaacatatttgaaaatttgattctaATAGGAATTTTTTGCGTAGAATTCAtcaaaaaatttggaacaaaacAATTCTTCTAGGgccttattaattttttatctaacTAACAAGCCGAGATATCGCAACATCTGTACGATCATTTGTTCCTAATGAAACTTGAGAtacgtacaaatttttaaatcgatctTACCATCTTTGATGCATATTTTACGAGAAAAGCAACATAATTTTCGCTGTAAAATATTGTTTACCGTACAATACCTACATTGCGgatagaaatatttctttcgttAGTCGTCATTGCCACTGATTGCGAGATAGCAGTGTAATGTTTTTACCaccgtacatatacatatataagtgGCATTCCGCGCAAATTCGGCCAACGTCGGACCTTCGGAATTAATGgttatgttgaaaaaaatttatttattaattccaGTTTCTTTCGTTTAAGTATACCCGTACCACttatgattttcgaaaacCAAAATGTTTCATGGCATGATTTTGAAATccgattgattttttaaaaatcctgCGTCAGATATAAAAACTTTCAAGCTTAGACCCAGAGTGTGCCGGCGATCGCTTTTTTTCAAGATACTGTTTTGTAGTTCCGACAAacgtataacattttttaagagaatgaaaattggcgAGGATCCACCGTTGGTTGCGTTGACGTCGAATGCCCGATATGCTGTCCAACAATTGTCTGCCTAACCAGTTTGAGAATAATGGCTTATCACATGAAAGGTACCGTCAAAATGTAGTATCACTGTGAAATTCACATCAATACAGCAAACGTAATTGTGTACAACGCGGGACCTCGGACATATGTCTAAAAAATACGTCGATGTCAAGTTTTGAACTTCTCATGCTGGTGACTTTCACGGAGCGAAATGAACTGctacatattttttcgaatagcGTATCTCACATCTAGAAACAATCCACAATCGCATGATGTAAATTTCACAGCAATATTCGAGTTTGACGATACCTTTTGTTTGATAAAGCATTGTTATCAGACGAGGCAGACAGACAATTGTTGGATAGCATATCGGGCATTTCACATCGACTAACCAAGATTGGACCCTCAAtgttgttcaaaaaattttatacgattGTCCCAACTACTTTGATTGCACATAATAAACCGACtctttgttataatttttatcaattctttttctttaaaaggcaaaaaaaagaggagaacCGATCGCCGGCCCCACCTgcgttaaaatatttcatatctGACACaagatttttgagaatttattcagattttaAAATTAGGACATAAGACATGATGGTTTTCGACAATCATAAGCAGTACAgatatactaaaaaaaaatcccaaaaaattcaaggtaTAATCATCATGATCGAGGTAATTCTAGCAAGTTTAGAGTTATCGAGGATCGAGAGATTCGGCTCTCCGTCTCTCTTCCCTAATCCCGAATTAGTATTTCGATATCCTGGACGGGAGTTGTTTACACTCCGTTTGATTAAACATTCATTATGGAGTTATATCAGCAGTATAATACTGAACTGAATAATCCTTACAACATTTAATAGCAGTGTTACGATTTATTTGACAGAAAAGTTGTACAATATCATGAGAACTATActtatacaattattttgaatatccTAGTTTACGGATATTTGTTTTTACGTCGAATGACCTAGAAGTGCAGTGttaatattatcattgtcgCTAACCGGACATCGATcagcaatttttaatttacgttctgaaataaaattcattatttatttgccATATAGCCTTTTCCCTTGATTCGGACACGTCATTCATCTGCCGTGTACGCTTCAACGTTAAACTATCTAACTCGCGATCAGTGTAATTCATCCTTTCATTGAATCACATGAGTGAgaattagaaacaaaaaaaaaaaaaactccggTCTCTGGTTTTCTTGGTACCGTACTCGCGCCGGAGAGCAGCTTATTTCGATCGTCTgtactgcgcatgcgcggaggcGAGTACGCGCGCCGAGCAAGGAAGCGAGCGAAGTCAGTCGCGACTCGGGGTCTGAACCGAACGATACCTACACCGGAGAAGTTCGTCTCACCACTTAAGTATGTAGGCAAATCATAATTAGTTGGTGTGAAGCGTCGGTAGATTAAACGGAATTATAATCGAAATCTAAGTGGCCCTTACACGGCTAGAAGAGTGATGTAGTTCTTCAGAGAACTAGTCGCTAACATCTGCAATTAAGAAagatcaatgaaaaataagagcACACAATTCGAATAATAATGAGAGGGTTAGTGCAATATGGGTGTATGTGCATGTTAgctaattttgaaatatcgatgttcaaaattattaaaccTTTCAAAATTCCCCGCAAAGTTTGGAGTGCTCTTATGTATTGGAATGTCTATAAGAATAATATACTATTTTACAACCAAAATTCTACTGATTCGAATGATTGAACTATACTCACAATATCTTGCACTTACACCCTTTTTGCGTGAATATTCTTTGTGATTTCAGTCTCAGTACTCATTGAGAACGTAGTACCGCAAGTTCGACCGGGAACGAGGAAAGACGCTTCAAGTACACTTGTACAGTTTTGTAGCAAGCGGCTTGAACCTTTTAGTTAATAGAAGCAATGATGCGCACTTAGACGCCGCAATCGAACTTCAACCGACGTAAACGATTGTTTCCCTGAAAGGGTCAGTTTGAAGCGTACAGTTCATGCTTAGTTcgaatttctcaattttctcaGTCGTACCCTTTTTGGACTAACCCCCTcaattgttttaaaatattacaCTCACCGAATGTAAGAGCGTAAAGTCCAACTGAAAGAAACCGTACGctgtgaaattgaa
The sequence above is drawn from the Neodiprion pinetum isolate iyNeoPine1 chromosome 2, iyNeoPine1.2, whole genome shotgun sequence genome and encodes:
- the LOC124211765 gene encoding bublin coiled-coil protein encodes the protein MADIIMGEDAVEPQENKENEENEADAGSGDDNINEEEFEAINAQLDQLNSALDSLERKNDDIHAELVELLKSNREAREQFQESQKEQLQSFEKPNP
- the LOC124212296 gene encoding uncharacterized protein, which produces MTAKRPEKFLQLTKIILHGFKVFGLAPFSVQAKNLFANFGKPVCIWAFSFSKIGLVYNLLLAILIPIAYVLLVPKFVAIDYEHKTKQSSFCDVAWSIVAISTVWVVIVSWTFKQSNAVIIMNRLIDVDFRLSLTNGPNIRVPPSVLISLFITEYFFIVGLLEAEFYRVNNMLLKCKDFHYLSSAIPFLSSGSEISDLSNHNQLSALRSLRRIRKANWSGSSQAGGHNNDTGNEKGAVMMPTAKMTAKRPEKFLQLTKIILHGFKVFSLAPFSVQAKNLFANFGKPVCIWAFSFSKIGLVYNLLLAILIPIAYVLLVPKYLVADYEEKFQLRLSCDIAWSIVAISTVWVVIVSWTFKQNNAVIIMNRLIDTDFRLSLKKGPNITDLPFMVARVAKEIFLTFVIAYPVILLVYNVPKTVNEAKRTGLVIHKLMDATAIPVIKAELTEFSLRILHEELNFTAYGFFRLDFTLLHSMLAALVTYLVILVQYSG